The Geminocystis sp. NIES-3708 genomic sequence TTACGATTATATTCCATTGCTAACTCTAGCAGCATATTAACCCGATGTACTGAAGTAGAAAAAGTTGTTACCATTAAACGCCCTTGTGCTTGGGTGAAAACTTTCTCTAATCCGGGATAAACTGCTCTTTCTGAGGGTGTAAAGCCGGGTACTTCAGAATTAGTAGAATCTCCCAGTAAACATAATATGCCTTCTTCTCCTAATTGAGCTAAACGGTGGAGATCGAAATACTCACCATCTACGGGAGTATGATCAATTTTATAATCTCCCGTATGAATTAAAACACCAATAGGGGTATGAATTGCAAGGGTGAAACTATCGGCGATGGAGTGGGTATTACGAATAAACTCAACTTTAAAGTGTTTACCTATTTTAATGATTTCACGAGGAGAAACAGTTTTAATGATGGTACGCTCATGTAATCCTGATTCTTCAAGTTTATCACGCAAAAGAGCCATCGCTAGTCGAGGACCGTAAATGATGGGTGTATCAATTTGTTTTAGGTGATAAGGAATACCCCCCACATGATCTTCATGACCATGAGTTACAACCATAGCTTTAATCTTGTGCTGATTTTCCTTCAGATAAGTCATGTCAGGTAAAACAACATTAATACCGTGCATTCCATCAGTAGGGAAACCAATACCCGCATCTACTAAAATAATTTCGTCTTCATATTCATAAATACAGGTATTTTTACCAATTTCATGTAATCCACCGAGGGGAATAACTTTTAACAATGGTTTATTATTTCTTGATGGAAGGGTTACTATAGGTTTTTCGGCGGCAGTAGTTTTTCTTTTTCTTGCTTGAATTTTGTACATATTTATGTTTCCTTTTACGAATAAATGAATTTAGTTAAAAACTAAAATAAAATTTGGTAGTTAGTTTTCTAGGTGGATTAATTTTAAAAGTTTAGTAAAAATAGATTTATCCTAAAATATTGAAATATAAGACCTAAAAGTAGTAGTAATAAAATTTTCTATGTAAAAAACATTACTTATTTCCTCCTCGAAAAAATAATTTATTTTATCTCTTTCATTGACTGAAAAACTTTGTTAGCTAATTATAAATAGTCGTATTTTAAATTTATTGTCATCTTTATACTATTTATAATAAACTCAAATCCTTTAATACTTTTTCTACTTCCTGACATTGATTTATGGGAAGACTAGATAAGGGCAATCTCACGCCACCTACATCCCAACCTTGTAATTGTAGGGCAAATTTAACGGGAATGGGGTTAGTGTTACAAAATATAATATTAAATAAATTATACAATTTTTGTTGAATTTCTTGAGCCAATAAGTTATTACCTGCTTCGTAGGCTTGAATCATGCTTTGCATTTGATTTCCCACCAAATGACTAGCCACACTAACAACTCCTACACCTCCTATTGTCATCATAGGTAAGGTTAAAAAGTCTTCTCCTGAATAAATTAGGAAATCGGAGGGAGCAAGTATTTTTATTTTAGCCGTTTGTTCTAAATCTGCACTAGCCTCTTTTATTGCTACTATATTATCTAAATTTTGAGCTAATTGAATGGTGGTTTCCGCTTCTAAATTTTTACCAGTCCTACCTGGAATATTATATAACATTATTGGCAGATCAGGACAGGATTTGGCAATCAAGCTAAAGTGCTGATATAAGCCTTCTT encodes the following:
- the dapA gene encoding 4-hydroxy-tetrahydrodipicolinate synthase, which translates into the protein MSDYIFGRVLTAMVTPFNEDLSVNYSVAEKLADHLVNNGSDGLVICGTTGESPSLEDDEKYELLKVVKNAVGDRAKIVMGTGSNSTSKAIKDTQKASKIGIDGSLQVVPYYNKPPQEGLYQHFSLIAKSCPDLPIMLYNIPGRTGKNLEAETTIQLAQNLDNIVAIKEASADLEQTAKIKILAPSDFLIYSGEDFLTLPMMTIGGVGVVSVASHLVGNQMQSMIQAYEAGNNLLAQEIQQKLYNLFNIIFCNTNPIPVKFALQLQGWDVGGVRLPLSSLPINQCQEVEKVLKDLSLL